The Setaria viridis chromosome 9, Setaria_viridis_v4.0, whole genome shotgun sequence sequence GGGCCATCCACGGGTTCTGGCTCCGGTGCGGGGGCGTTCCCGGCGCGAACCTGATCGTGGACAACGCCGTGCTGGACGTGTACGCCAAGTGCGGGGCGCTGGGCACCGCGCGCCGCCTGTTCGACGGAATGCCGGAGAGGGACGTGAGCTCCTGGACCGCGATGGTGTGGGGGCTCGCGCGGAGCGGCACCCCCCGCGACGCCGTGGGGATGTTCCGGGCGATGCTctcggacgacggcggcggcggggccaagCCGAACGAGGCCACCGTCGTCAGCGTCCTGCACGCCGCGGCGTCCACGGGCGCTCTGGCCTGCGGCGAGGCGCTGCACTCGTACGCGCTCAAGCggggcctcgccggcgagcaGGTCGTCGGCAACGCGCTGATCAACGCCTACGCCAAGTGCGGGGACGCCCGGATGGCGCTCAGGGCGTTCGACGAGCTCCCGGAGAAAGACATGGTATCCTGGGGCACCGTCACGATGGCAATGGCCGTGAACGGCCGGTGCagggcggcgctgctgctgctctccctGATGCTGCGCCGCGGGGTTCGGCCGGACGGCGCGGTGTTCCTGGCGCTGCTCTCTGCTTGCTGCCACGCCGGGCTGGCGGACCGGGCGCTGGAGGTCCTGGACGCCATGAGGCGAGTGTACGGGATCGCGCCGAGGAAACAGCACTACACGTGCGCGCTCGACGCGTGCGGCCGAGCTGGGCGGCTTGACAAGTTTGAGGAAATTGTCAGGCAGATGCCGGTGGAATTCGATCAGCAGGTGCTTGGAGTCTGTTACGCCTCTGCAAGTGAGTGGAGGGCCAGAGGCGTTGCCGGCGTCGGAGGTGAGCAGCTCTGGGGAAGATTTCTTGAAGGAGAGGTGGACGCCGGCGGTGGCATGTACGCGCTCGTGTCCAAGTCGCTGGCTGATGCGGGGAGATGGGAGGATGCATGTGCTGTCAGGGAGAGGATGGCTGCAAGAAGTATAGAGAAGGATGTTGCTTGTACTTGGATTGAAGTATAGAGTGCTGTCGCCAGCCACCGGCGAGGTCTCGGACCAGAAAATCAGTAGGCCGTAGATGCTGCAGCAGTCGATGGTAAAGAAGGGACCAGATGAATGAGTGGCCTCCAACTAATACAAGGTCACCATATCACACTGCGcacccaaccaaacacgagCTTCGTCGATGCAAGCTATCTTAAGCCACTGATTGGTTGCATTGAGTTAGCCTGGTGAAGCTTGGCCTGGGTTAGTCCTAGCCTGGTTAGGAACTATCACTACCATAGCACCAATGTTCGGATGACTTGTCCAAAAAACAAATGTTCAGATGACCATCAAAAACACAATTTGCCTGATGAAGCCAGATAAGAAAACATTCGAAGTTCCACAGCCACTTCAAGATCGATACGTTCTGCAAAGAATTCTGTAAATTAAATTTAATGTTCATCTTTTATTCGTGTATAGCTCCATATATAAAGCATCCATCAATGCTTTTACAACGTCAATCTCATGAGGTCCATGTTACAGCAGTATATCCTTATTGAAACTAAGGCCATATCAAATCTACCATACAGTCGATACGCCAGGTCAGATCCAAGTAGTAAACAAGTACCTAGCGTATACACCTCTGAAAGCATGATTGCAGCACCATCAAAACGAGTGAGTTCCCAGATCCTAAAAATTGAAACAGGATCAAGAATTATTGCAATATTGAATTGATTTACAATGAAAAAATTGCCAATAATTTGTGACACATCCTTCATAATAGTTGCCCAGAACCTATTTCTGAAGTATAACTATTGGATTGTTTTAAAAAAACCTACACATCAATTAGTTGCAGAACCAATAACTAGAAACCTATTATATTGCGATGTCATGTAACGATCAATAATATTTTGTAGCCATAAATTCCAAAGCATAAGAGCACTACAAAAATGGTAGATCTCAATATAAGCACCCACCGATCAATTACCTACCAATAATGAAGGTTTCTTCCCAACAAAGCTTAACCTTGCTCCTTGCAATCACCAATGTCTTCCTAAAATTTAACAGCTGGAACCAAACAGCACGAACAATAAGCCTAACAAATAATGAAATTATTTGGATGAGGAAAATAGAAAAAGGTTAGGAAGCACGCACAGAAGATGATGAAGCATATCTGTCCCACTAGATTGTATCCAATGCTTCAAAACATATTCTGATGATATTCATGTAAAAATTTTCAATAATTGCAAACTTGTTTTCCACTGAAGTCAGAAGTTAATTTCAAAGAGAAATTTTCCCATTGTTCAACCTGCACCAATTACACCATGGGAAAATATGCAAGTTAAGCTGACACTGTCATCATCCAATATCCCATATTGAATATTTGATAAAATAAGCACACATTGAGAACAGTGCAAGTCCTTTTATATTTGGCTCTTGAGTTGATTCAATATTAAAGATGAAATTCATCAAATAATTCATAGTACATGCATGTAGAAGACAGATCGTAAACATAATATGATTCATACCACAAGACTAATAAACACATCATCTTTATTTTCCTTAAGTATCAATTGGATAAAGTATATAAATGTACAGTACTATTTGTCAATATAATACATTAGAGCTGATTGAGATATTCTTGTCTATTTGGTTAAATATTATGACATATAATGATCAGGCAAGCAATATGCTCAACTACTGACTGAAGATCAATACATAGTTGAAAAGCCACAAGTGCATTGACATGTTCTTCTAAGCATTATCAATACAATGAAGAGGCATGCTGAACCCTTTTAGTTGACAGTGAAACTAATTTACAGCATAATGTCAGTTTAGAGGTTAGAGGAGCTGTGGAAACATTACCCAAATCTCTATGTTATACAGCATAAATTTGACCATGAGAAAACTAATCTCCAACAGCATATAACAATAACATGATTAAAAGTTTCTTTAGCAAAAGCAAAATGGTATGAGAAAAAGTAATGATGGATTCAGCAACTGTATTGTCCATAAGGGAAGAAAAACATAGTAATAAGCAAAAGAGTATACCTTTATGTACATCTTTATAATCTTGTTCAGACTCCTTGAATCTGTGTCGCATTAAAGTGGTTTGCTAGCCACAACTCAGCTCCTTGCCTGAAAAGTTAGACGAATTGATATCACGTATAGGATTAATGAAGCATAGCAACAGGAAATTTTGCTGTTATAGGTGCCAACTGACCTCGTAGTTCAATATATGAATGGACAGCTAGTTGAATAGCTTAGGGAGGATGGGACAGCAAACCAGATTTTGCACAATTTGCATCCTGGCTGACTTATGTTGTTTGCTGGCTGGAGAGGCAGTCCAGCATACTGTCAAGTATAAGAGAAACTTCGTAGAAGTTCTCATGCTTACAGTACCCTTCCCAGCAAAATATCCTAACCAATGAATTAAATACACAGACATCTAGTGCAAGACCTTTAGAACGTATCTTACGGAGAAGGATCAGTACATATCCCAATCCTTTTGCTTTCACCAACCAATTAGTCATGCGGACAAAATGATCAGGAACCAAACGTTTTCCAAAAGATTCAAGATCAAGAACCAAATGTTTGCCCGAAGATTCATAATCAGGAACCAAACATTTTCccaaagattcatgatcaggAACCAAATATTTTACCGAAGGTTCAACAAGAAAATTGATCGCTGTAAGAAACTTTTCCTGTTTGCATAAACTGTCAATTACCATAGCAATGGTAAAGTTATTTGGAGCAACATTCCTACTGATCATGTCCATATAAATTTGTATCACTTCATGTAAATTCCCAACCACACATAATCCATGAATTAAGGTATTGAATGCCACAACATCATATGCCATTCTCTCATTATCCAGAAGGTACTTTGCCACCTGAAACTTCCCAGCCCCACAGAGGCTCCGGATTGCAATAGTAAAACTGAACATATCTGGTCCAATGCCCTTCTTTATAAGATCAACCAACAGCTTCAAGACCCTAGCAAAATCACCAACCTCACATAGCCTACTCATCAGAGTGTTATAACAAAACACATCAACCTCCCAGCCGAGCTTTCCACTGCATTCAAGCAAGCACACAGCTTCTGAAAACCTAGTGTCTCGGCACAAGCAATCAAAGAGAATATTAACTGTCTCAATTGTCATGAACACTCCTCTGCTGCACATAATATCTACTTGCCGGAATGCCTCATCCGAGAACCCCATTCTGCACAGGGCAGACATGTATATATTATAGGTAACAGCATTTGGCGTCCACCCCTTCTCCTCACTCTCCCCTAAGATTCTTTCCACCTTGCTGAATTCCCCTACACGACAAAGCCCCTCAATGAGAACGCTGTATGAGATGACATCCGGCGGGCACCCGACTTGGATCATGGTATCAACAAACCTCTCCGCCTCGAGAACCATGCCCTGCTCACAGTACCCGCGCAGGACAGCGGTGTACGAGCGGATGGTGGGGCGGATTTCATTGTCTGCCATGAATTCAAGGATGCCCAAGGCCTCCTCCACCCGCTGGTTGTCGCATAGTATCGAAATGAGGCAATTGTACGCGGCAGCGTCGGGGGCGCAGCCCACGGCGATCATAGCGCCGAATATGTGGTACACGCCGTTGGCTGAGACCGGACCGTGGGCCTTGAGCATCGCGGTGAAGGTGGAAACCGTAGGCGGGTGGCCGGAGacgaggagagaggagaaggcggcgcgcgcggcgcggtagTGGCCGGAGTCCGCGAGGGAGGAGATGAGGGTAGTGAAGAGCGGGGCGGTGGgcgggaaggggagggagcggAAGAGGCGGAGGACCTCGTCGGGGCGGCCAGCGCGGGAGTAGGCGGACATGAGGGCGTTGTAAGCGGAGGGTGTGGCGGCTGCAGGCActgcgccggcgggcggcgagcgcgagggtGCGTTCGCGAGGGAGGCGACGGCTGATAGGAAGGAGGTAAGCTTGCGGTCGTGGGGACAGCGGCGCGGGAGCGTGGGGCGGAAGGGCataggaggcggaggcggcggcggcggccagcgagggGGGCGGCCGGGGGGCAACGGCAGTCGGCAGGGCTTTTTGCTGGGGTTTTGCCGTTTTGGGTCGTTTTGAGGCTCTTCCGTCTCGTCGAACTAGGTAGGGGCTATTGGATAGTTGGGCCGGGGTGTCCAGTCGGCTTTCGGCCTCTATTGGCTTCTGATCCACGTTTACATTTCCTTTTTTGCGAGTAGTTTACATTTCCCCTTTTACCAGAACTACATTTTCCTCTTAAAAAAACACAGCTGTTtgtattagaaaaaaaatatttttttaaaaaacgcATTACAGATGTATATCCTCACATACTTGTACGCGCACTTGCTGCTACAAACACATATATACTATGAGAGACTAGATTGACAAATCTTAAAATGTACTCCCTCCTTTCCTGTTTACAAGGCGCACACGCATCAtgtcaagattcaaactttacaatttttgaccaataatttacccaaaaatttttattttttaatataaatttgacATGGttagatttgtaatcaaattTACTTTCTaatgattataaatttataatcatcaataatataatataaaataaataaatggtcaaaatctaatttggataatataagataagataaataaatggtCAAAATCTAATTTGAGGGACCGTGTCATGTCACATCGTACCTTATAAATAGGAACAGAGTGAGTATTAGGTTGAGATTTTGAATGGGTGGATATGTTTCACCATAAAAAATCTAGCCAACTAAACTATACTTAGTTCGTAAAATTAGGACTGTACTTGATCTCTATAAAACCTAAAACCGTACTTGTTCCCTAGAAAAAGAAGCATACTTGATCCTCTCTCAAAAGAGAACCTTCCGAATTCTTTTTTGATGGTGCTACATTATTTCTCGCAGAGTTAAAGTTCAATGAAGGATTCTTTTTAGATGATGGAATCAATTTTTTATCCTACTAGGTGGTGGAATAGATCAATGAAACGTTGTCGTCGATGCTCAAAGAAGTACAGTATCTAAGATAAATAGCGTTAATTAGGAAACTATGGAGCTATCTTGCTTCGAACCTATTTCAACACGCTGCGATGGAGCTTGTTGATTTAATTTGCACACATGATTAGGATGACATCTAATAAGTTATTACAGCGGAGTCGAGAATGGTTACTCCCTAAATTTCTTTTCTATATAAGGCGACATTATTCTCGATTCAAATTAAATCATGTGACCTTTGATTGATAGATGTTACTTTGATTGGAATTTCCAATTTTCTAGTAGTGACATATAGTTTTACGAAATTAATCTCCAATTCTCAGTTGAGTTTATTGGCTGAGAACTGAGTTGCAGCGCCTACACCTCATGGCTTTGTCGTGCTCATTGTGACGTAGCATATCCAACGTGGCGCACCACCACGTTTAGAAAAGACGTGGCATGCCACCTGTAATATCAGGGACTAAATTGGACAAAAACAATAGTTCAAGGATTGAATTGTCccttttaatattttatttatgatAGTTTATTTAGTGACTAAAATGACCCTAGCAAGTTAGGGACCAAAACGGCTATTAACCCACTGCAGAGTCACCGTAACATAAACAACTCTCTCGTGTAATTAACAGTATGCTGGCGGGCGGCAAGGTTGGACGCCGGCCGGTTGTGGAATGTGGAGCTAGCAGGCGGCGCATGGACGGAAGTACGTAGCTGCATTATTATAGCACTTCCGATTTTTCACGGGACGGGTTACCTACCTTAAACTCGTGCATGGAAAAGGCAATACTAGTACTACAGTGCTAGTACTCCTGCCTCTTtcgcaaaagagaaaaaaatgcaGTACTCCTGCCTACAGCCTCTCGATGATTTGGGGGGCGCTGTTGGTCAACAGTGCCCGGAAAGAAAGCAGCGGCACCGTACGGGGCGCCCCGATTCATCAATCAAACAGCCACGTTGCGGAATGACACAATCAATGAGCGCTCTGACGACGCTGCACCCCCCCATCGCGCGCGCGACAGCTAAACGCCAACCGCAACTGTTGCCCACGGCAGGCGCGCCAATGGCGCGGCGgccacgccggccgcgccttATCATCCCCGTACACGGTACTGCAGCGCGTGCACGCCGCCCGTTGTtgtctcttctccttccctggcttattactccctccgttcaaaatCGTAGATTGTTTTAGCATTTTCAAGTATATATTTTTTACTATGTATAtaaatatagtatatatctaaatgtatagtaatatctatatatttagaaaagtcaaaaacaGAAGGAGTAGACCGGACATGGCCATGCGCTCCCATGGTCCAGGGAATTTCCGGCCAACAACAGCGGCGGACCGTCGCCGGGGGCGAGCCCACGCCACCATGTACGCTCACGCGGCGCGTGCATGTGCGCGCCGTGGCCCTCCGCCCCATGCCACGGCACGCCCTTCTCCGGCCAATCGGCGGCCGCGAGGGCGCTGCCGCGGCCGGCCCGATCGGAGCTCGCATGCACGCGCCTAGCAAGCTAGCTAGGTCCAGGCCCCGCTAGCCTACCCGTGCCCGAATAGAACCCCTCCCCCGGCGTGCACGCCGCGAGGAAGTGATCAATACAGCCAACGCGCGCAAGCCTCGGATCCAGCAGCAACGTACAAAGGGGGGCGCAGAGAGCGGGTGGCAGAGCTACATAAACCGCCAGTGCACTGGATCTGGAGAGCGGGAGGCTGCCTGCCGGTGCCGGGCGCATCGGGATTGGTCGGCACCACACCAAACAGCGAGCTATCACGCCGTTGGCAATGGCATGGCAGGCGCAGGCAGCAGACCGGCCGTACGGCGGCGCTGGGAGATACAGCTAGCTTTTGGGGGCAGGGCGCGCACACCACCGATCATGTCGTGTCAGCTTCGTCACGTACATCATCTATCGGGCCGGCCAGAGCCCACACCTGGAGGTGGGGCCGTACACGTACATGCATGTGTGCTGGCGGTGCCGGCGCTAGCGCTCAGCCTCTCGCAGTCTCACTGCTAGGTTAGCAGTTAGCTGAATTATTATTCctccgagagagagagagaggaggaaaacGAATGCAGCTACCTGAATTATTATCGGCGAATGGACGGCGATCGATCGGCTCCCCGTTTGTGTCTAGGCACCCATCATTCCTATCCCCGACAAGCTCGGTTAGCCGCCAGTGATCCATCGAGGAGAAAAGGAGGCCAGGCCAGGTCAACGTAAACCTGTCGTGTCGATGTGTCATGCCGAGCACAGATATGGGTTGGTGTGGTTGGCCTGCTTCATGCATGCAGACGCATGTGCGCCGGCAGCATGGTTCTACAGTCGTTAGTTATCGTCTTATCGATCGCAAGGTGACTAGGTGTAGGTGAGTGAGGGGTTTTTTTATCGCTGTCCATGGCCTGCcgcgccggaggccggagccAGGGCTCGTAGCATGTCGAGCGCCCAGCTGCTGCGTACTGTGTACGTGTGTGTACTTGCCAGAGCCCCGGCCTGTACGCGTACGTGTAGCAGCTGCAAGTCTGTAATAAGACTGTAACCATACGTACACACCCACACCTAGCTAGTAGCTAGAGACCCATCTGATGGACTGACCAAAGACATGAACACAAGACACCTGCACACACATGTATAGGTACGCTAGAGCAGAAGACGCAGGTACAGTAGTGACCCAATCTCCGCGCGTATGTATAGCACCTCTCTCTGTTTTACGGGACCCACACGCTGCACACCGGCCGGTCCCGAATGCACGTACCGATGGTACATTGGTACACGCATTccggcatgcatgcatatgcataagcaCGCGGATCCAATCCTGGCCGGCCGATATGATACTGCCACTGTGCACATACGCACGCACGCAGTTGGGGGGTTGATTGAACAGTTCGTCGGACACGCTAGTCAGGTAGCTAGCCTGCCGCGTGCATGCCCGGTCTGGCCAGAGAGGTTGGCTTTGGTCGCGGCTGGGTGGTATAAGTGGCCGGTGGTCCTGCGCCCTGCctgcgcgcgcggccgggggcgAGCTGAGGGGGAGGGAGGTCTCGAGATCTCTACCCCGACAAGGTCACAGGCCTATAACGCCGTGCCCATCGGCCGGCCGCAGCGCCAGAGCGAGCCTGTGACGGGGATCAATTCCGACGTACACACACATTGATGGACGGGAGCCGAGAGCCGGCAAGCAGGGTCCCCATGCAACTGCGTGCAGAGATGCACCCACCCCCTTGCGCGCGCTGCGGCATAGGGCACAGTCACGGTGTCGCATGCACGCCGTACGCGCTGCATCCTAGCAAACGAAAGCTACGTGCCCCGCCATCATCGCCGAGCtgtggacgacggcgacgagcgagTACTCAGTACTCGCGGCCGCGACGCGCGCAGTACGTGTACGACGCCGTCGTCTCTTGCCCGTGCATGCTGCTGCATGGACCGGCGCGCGCGAGGGACGGTGCGGCCGCGCCGGACCACGTACGCTAAGCAAGTTGGAAGAGAGTGTTTGTTTGGCCGCATGCGTGTTAAGCGACCTAATGGTTCCAAGTGTTAGGACATGCCTAGAGAAATGAAGGTGGGGACTATGTTGTGAGCTTCGTTGGTGTTGGAGCGCCAGCATGAGCATGGGCTAGCTGTGTGCACGGTGTGGTGCAGTACGTGGTTTTAATGGCTAATTTACAAGTACGTCCGGCGATATTGGACCCACTCCCAAATATCCTAAGTAATGATGAGTTCCTCCATTACAAGCAAacttgaattataaaagaaacgTCCCATGACTAATTAAATCAAACAGTTGAAATTTAGTTGTTAAGTGTCCTATCTTTTTGCAAATTCACAACTTAGTAGGGAGCCTCATGTGGAAATCTGTGCGTTTTACTACATAAATTTGCCATGATGAATCGGGAGGCGATGGACCCTGCTGGATTTACTTTTACTCGCCTCCTCTTCTCCTGGTTTCTCTTTACTAGTATAGATGCACCTGCCACTGGACACATGTTTTCAAGAAACCTACTCTCTCGGTCTCCCCAAAACTCACATTTGGTGCTAATTGATTGCTGCATGCctacatgcacatgcacacatgCCAAATTAAGTATAATGAAttattttttgataaattttgaatcacAGAATAACTTGTTTTTGGATAGAGGGAGTAGCTAGTAAATAAAAATTTATATTCACAGAAAATCTAGCAAACAATaacttatatttatatttatagtaAAAATGTACATGCGACAAggatatatatttaaaaaaccTAGTAAACAGATGAATTCGTACTTTCAAGGGGGTTCATTTGGATAGATCTATTTCCTCCTCTAACAAATGAATTGGAGTGGAAAATAAACTAGTTTCCCTACCAATCCCTCccaatacatatatataattaatctCTATCTAAACTAAG is a genomic window containing:
- the LOC117840834 gene encoding putative pentatricopeptide repeat-containing protein At3g05240; translation: MIRSRGDVVSWTKRVSALARSGRSAEAVAAFSRMDAAPNALTLASVLPACAALRSLRAGRAIHGFWLRCGGVPGANLIVDNAVLDVYAKCGALGTARRLFDGMPERDVSSWTAMVWGLARSGTPRDAVGMFRAMLSDDGGGGAKPNEATVVSVLHAAASTGALACGEALHSYALKRGLAGEQVVGNALINAYAKCGDARMALRAFDELPEKDMVSWGTVTMAMAVNGRCRAALLLLSLMLRRGVRPDGAVFLALLSACCHAGLADRALEVLDAMRRVYGIAPRKQHYTCALDACGRAGRLDKFEEIVRQMPVEFDQQVLGVCYASASEWRARGVAGVGGEQLWGRFLEGEVDAGGGMYALVSKSLADAGRWEDACAVRERMAARSIEKDVACTWIEV
- the LOC117840833 gene encoding uncharacterized protein, producing the protein MPFRPTLPRRCPHDRKLTSFLSAVASLANAPSRSPPAGAVPAAATPSAYNALMSAYSRAGRPDEVLRLFRSLPFPPTAPLFTTLISSLADSGHYRAARAAFSSLLVSGHPPTVSTFTAMLKAHGPVSANGVYHIFGAMIAVGCAPDAAAYNCLISILCDNQRVEEALGILEFMADNEIRPTIRSYTAVLRGYCEQGMVLEAERFVDTMIQVGCPPDVISYSVLIEGLCRVGEFSKVERILGESEEKGWTPNAVTYNIYMSALCRMGFSDEAFRQVDIMCSRGVFMTIETVNILFDCLCRDTRFSEAVCLLECSGKLGWEVDVFCYNTLMSRLCEVGDFARVLKLLVDLIKKGIGPDMFSFTIAIRSLCGAGKFQVAKYLLDNERMAYDVVAFNTLIHGLCVVGNLHEVIQIYMDMISRNVAPNNFTIAMVIDSLCKQEKFLTAINFLVEPSVKYLVPDHESLGKCLVPDYESSGKHLVLDLESFGKRLVPDHFVRMTNWLVKAKGLGYVLILLRKIRSKGLALDVCVFNSLVRIFCWEGYCKHENFYEVSLILDSMLDCLSSQQTT